One window from the genome of Paramormyrops kingsleyae isolate MSU_618 chromosome 3, PKINGS_0.4, whole genome shotgun sequence encodes:
- the pkdcca gene encoding extracellular tyrosine-protein kinase PKDCC, with translation MTMKRRKIVVAGGFCLSFFLGTLMNLLFIPGFDHHQSHRGRVHRFYQEQQLLADGRQLQISDPVAAEAVEGYTEPTSSSLQQNDLQQQIRERYEEVLRYRERQASWSGTGNPVRPLERRRLMDLAQRNSYESHKGTEKSSNRYAYSQHLSPLASLYLRSQMEFDVIPGTRNGTQFLGCNSIDNVTNVQYLGSGYTKAVYKAALNDTLSVALKSVDFGGHDMENCVKKYGSTEDCYRLASFKIVKEMTLMERLQHPNILKLYGYCYQDSNDIRDTVTAITELGSPLEMIQLLQTSWEERFRICLSLVRLLHYLAHSPLGSVTLLDFRPRQFVLVGGELKVTDLDDASAEEAVCSAAADCGMEFPARNFTLSCHRGRCMGINEKRNLYNAYRFFFTYLLPHSAPPVLRPLLDEIVNATGELAWGVDDTLIHLEKVFHLYSKGLYLQNNSQLHRAEYKRVPDAAIAGENYRCWPSYQHEGCLLSVFGVREAIAVCESHAQCRAFVMTNQTTWTGHQLAFFKTGSASLSPAPGGVAYVRVSG, from the exons ATGACAATGAAGCGAAGAAAGATCGTCGTAGCTGGTGGATTTTGCCTGTCCTTCTTTCTGGGTACTCTGATGAATTTGTTGTTTATTCCCGGCTTCGACCACCACCAAAGTCATCGTGGACGGGTGCACAGATTCTACCAGGAGCAGCAGCTCCTTGCAGACGGTAGGCAGCTTCAAATCAGCGATCCCGTCGCCGCTGAGGCTGTCGAGGGGTACACAGAGCCCACAAGCAGCAGCCTACAGCAGAATGATCTCCAGCAGCAGATCCGAGAGAGATACGAAGAGGTGCTAAGGTACCGAGAGCGCCAGGCGTCTTGGTCGGGGACTGGCAACCCAGTTCGGCCCCTAGAGAGGCGGAGGCTCATGGACCTCGCTCAGCGCAACAGCTATGAATCCCATAAAGGAACAGAGAAATCCAGCAATCGATATGCGTATTCTCAGCACCTTTCTCCTTTAGCATCTCTGTACCTCAGGTCACAAATGGAATTTGACGTGATTCCCGGGACCCGTAACGGTACGCAGTTCCTTGGCTGCAATAGCATAGACAATGTGACCAACGTGCAGTATCTCGGCTCCGGCTACACCAAGGCTGTATACAAGGCGGCTCTGAACGACACTTTGTCAGTGGCTCTGAAATCTGTAGATTTCGGGGGACACGATATGGAAAATTGCGTGAAGAAATATGGCTCGACGGAAGATTGTTACAGACTCGCGTCgttcaaaattgttaaagaaatGACGCTGATGGAGCGACTGCAGCACCCGAACATTTTGAAG CTGTACGGATACTGCTACCAGGACAGCAATGACATTCGGGACACTGTGACCGCAATCACCGAGCTCGGCAGCCCTCTGGAGATGATCCAGCTGCTGCAAACTTCATGGGAGGAGCGGTTCCGG ATCTGCCTGAGCCTGGTGCGGCTGCTCCATTACCTGGCACACTCTCCGCTGGGATCCGTCACGCTGCTGGACTTCCGGCCTCGGCAGTTCGTGCTGGTAGGTGGCGAGCTGAAGGTGACAGACCTGGATGACGCCAGCGCCGAGGAGGCGGTCTGCTCCGCCGCTGCCGACTGCGGCATGGAGTTCCCCGCACGGAACTTCACCCTGTCAtgccacagggggcgctgcatgGGCATCAACGAGAAGAGGAATTTGTACAACGCCTACCG ATTTTTCTTCACTTACCTGCTTCCACATAGTGCCCCCCCGGTCTTGAGGCCCCTCTTAGATGAGATTGTTAATGCCACAG GAGAGCTTGCCTGGGGAGTGGATGACACCCTGATCCACTTGGAGAAGGTCTTCCACCTGTACAGCAAAGGACTCTACCTCCAGAATAACTCCCAGCTGCACAGAGCAG AGTACAAGCGCGTGCCCGACGCTGCCATCGCGGGCGAGAACTACCGCTGCTGGCCGTCCTATCAGCACGAAGGCTGCCTGCTTTCCGTCTTCGGCGTCCGGGAGGCCATCGCTGTCTGTGAGAGCCACGCCCAGTGCCGCGCCTTCGTCATGACTAACCAGACCACCTGGACGG GGCACCAGCTCGCGTTCTTCAAAACGGGCTCGGCCAGCCTGTCCCCCGCGCCGGGCGGGGTGGCGTACGTACGGGTGAGCGGCTGA